The Colletotrichum destructivum chromosome 8, complete sequence genome includes the window TCACGACATCGTCAATGAGACCCTCGGCCACGTCGCCGCGGTCGAGCGAAACAATGGTCTGCAAagccgcctcggcgagcaCCGCacgctcggcggcgcctcgaGAAACTTGCTGGGGAGCAAAGCTCTCAGGAGAGGAGGCCCCGTTGTCGAGAGCGCTCTCCGCCCCCGAGACCATGCCCAGCAGgctgccggcgacggtggcgatgccgccgccgatgggaCCTCCGAGGATCGACCCAGCAATGGGCAGCGCAACAGACCCGACCTTGCCGACGGCCCGCAGGATGTCCAAGAAGccttcggcgtcgccgacagGCGGCCCCGACACcgagttgttgttgtagttGTAGTTGTTCTTGTTGATTAGGGCGAGGCCGTTGCCAAcctggccgttggcgatCTGGCTTTTGGTGACCTGGCAATTGCTGATGACCTGGTTGCTAGGGACCGCCTGGCCATTGGCGTTGCTCGCGTGGCTGAGTGCAACAATGGCAGCTTTGCCGTTTGGCGCGTCCAGGGGCTGGATGAATAGATCAATGTACTTGCTGTACACATTGCCGAACTGGCCGCCGATGGAGTTGCCAGAGTTGCtctcgaagccgccgccgccgtagcAGTGAGTGCCGATGACCGACATgtcgccgcggcggacgaTGGGGGCACCGGACTGGCCTCCGTAGGTCGAGATCTTGTACTCAATCATGTTGCGCTGGCTCTTTGCAATATCGTAGTCGGTGTCCTGGAAGGCCTCGTACATCTCAGCGCCCATCTCGTTCTCGCCAGTGTCGTCGTTCCTCAGGGACTTATCGCCCGGGtagccgacgacgccgaggttTGACCCGCGGCCCGTAACGGGCGTGTTGATGCTGTATTTAAACACAGACAGGTTGCCCTCAAAGTCTCGGTCAACCTGGATGAAGGCCACGTCTTTGGCGCGAGTGCGGTCCGCCTTGGTGGAGAGCCACTCGGCCGTGGTGACTATCTTGGTCGCGCTGCGCGTCTGCACATGCGGCTTGCCGACagaggcggcgccgctgtATCCAATGTAGCACCGGATCTCGCGAGCCTCGCCCAGGCCTCGGCTCCAGTCGTACACGACGTGGCCGGCCGTGACGAGCAAGTTGGGGCGGATGAGCCAGCCCGTGCCCATCATCCAAACCGAAGTGCCCTTGTCGACGTCTCCAAAGCGAGTCTTGATCTTGACAACCGCTGTTTGGTCTGGTCAGCTCTTTTGTCATGGAGATgagatgaaggagatgagATGACGGAAGCGGGCTGGCTGATCTTACATCGGTACCGGCCACCGTCCATGAAGTCGCCCGGGAGAGCGAGGTGACGGCGGTCTACGCCAATGATGGACTCTTGGgtgccaacgccgccatgtTCACCCGAGACTTCGACGTAGGAGGATTCGATGCTCTCCTCCTGAACGGCAGGGCTAAGGGTCCAGATACCGGCTTGAGACATGATGACGGAAGGGAGTAGGTGGTTGAGTAGTTGGGTGAGTAAGAAGGCAAGTAAGTGTaagtgtgtgagtgagtagTTGAGTGCTTGTGCTTGTGTTTGTGGTTTTTTCTGGTGTTAAGATTCACTTCTCTCCTGGGAGAAGATTGCTGACTTTTATAGACGATGCTGTCCTTGTCAAACTGCCCCTGAATACCAGACGTCTGTGTCTCCATGGGAGCAAGGGATTTCCATCACAACGCCAACATGTTCATCACAAGTCGTTCTGCATGCCGTAGCCGTCCGATATCCGCCTCAAACGCCTCTTGCCACATCCTCATAGGTCGTCTCAAGGGAAGACGTCTTGATTGCAAGGGCGAGAGCAAAAAGTCTCGGGCCAAAAGCCAGAAAAGTGATGATATCCCGTCCCCATTCGCCCATCTGAGCCCTAGTCTACCGATCTAAACGTACGTCCTGGCACATCGTCACATCTCGCCGGCCTCTCAGGGGCGAGCAGCAACATTTCGTTGCAAAGTCGACTTGCTGATCACAACTCCCTACATGTCGTCCGCCTGCCGTCCATATCACACTTATCGTCACATCGTCACATTGTAGAGCTATTGGGAGAAGACCCCCTTTGAGTTGCAGCGTCACAATATGCTCAGCACAAGGCGTTGAAAAccgtccatcttctcccgTTCGAGTTTGTGCTTGCCGTTTGGAGCATAAGTCTCCCGTCTCATACTTACCATTCAGCCAGCCTCGCGCGTTCATCTGTCCCAAACTATGTTATGTCTCGTCGATCTGGTCCAGCTCAGCTCGTCGCAGCGGCTTTCCAAGGTATCCTTATTGACCCCAGCTGCCCCTTTTTGGCAACTTGTCTAGCGGCGTCCGCTGTCGCACGCCAGCAAAAAGTGCCATTCCCTAGGCTGTCGATAGCCGTGCCGTGGCTGAATCCTCCTTGGCGTTTGTGAGCAGGAGAGACCAGCTCCGCGACCCCCTTTTTCGTACGTGACCATGTCTGTGGGGCAGAGAATTCTGAGTCTGATGATGCGTCTAGTTCTAGACGACTCTATCGATCTGAGTGCTGCATTCCTTTTCGCATCAGGTTGCTGTTTAGAAAGCCGATGAGACTCAAAGTCTCTTCAATGCAGCCGGGGGCGCGTAGACATGAGACCTGCCACACGTCTCGTCTCATTCGACGAATGATTACCAAAAACCTATCGTTGTCGTCATGTTCCTACCAGTTTCCACTTGGCGCAAGCGGCACGGAATCATCCTGGTAGCGGCTTGCCCCTTTGGAGAAGCAATCCTCATCCTAACACCGCATGGGGACTCGAGGCACCTGCATCAATACTTTGCATGTTGGGGTTTCCTCAAGCGTGATTGGCTCCAGTACGGTAGCGCGTGCTGCTTGACCGAATGGGGGTGTTGGCACACCATCTGAAGAAGGATGGTAGCAAATGCGTCCTGGCTTGGAGTGGCTGAGCTGAAAGGACGACAGGGATGCGAATGGTGATGCAGTGAGAGATTTTGCTTGACTTGCCAATGAGACTTTGCGACTTGAGAAAGGCTCCAAGTTACATAGGACTTTAAGACATGGACCTTTCAACATTGCATATTAtgccctcgtcttcgagatTTTATCTCTTACTACGCTTACTCCACAAGTTCCATTCTTCGTCCTTCACCACTTGCCTGGGTTTGTCTGATAGTGACTGACAGAACAATCACCCGGCAAGTGAACTGTCTAGTCAACCTTTATAAGCAAGATTTATTCCGGTGGTGACACACCAGAGGCCAATATTTGGTTCTGGACGCTTGCAGACGTGCGTGAACCTCCCCAGGGCGTGAAAAAAAAGGATGGTAGACTTTGCATTCACTCAAGTTTTAATCTATCCTCATGATCACTCAGGTTCATCTCGTTCAATCAGGAAAGGTGTTTACGAACTACGTGGGGGGCCTAAGCCACGTTTAACGGGGTTCGTGATGTCATAGATGCTCGAGTTAAAAGACACTCGTTCAAGTCAATAATGATGGTCAGGTCAACTGTTTGGTTGCTTCAAGCGAAACGCTGGGTTCCTATTGCGCCGCCTCCCCGTCTCACTTGCGTGATAATGCCTCTAAAAGTCCGTTCGCTCTCTCGCTGGCCCCTTGGAATGAACAGAGTCTACGTCGTTCAGCATGATGAATTCCGAGCCCTTGAAATCCTTTCTTGACGTTGTTGTAGAATTGTTCGACCCTTGCGACCTGAAGTTGACGAAACCAGTCTTTGCTGAGCCTTGGGACGGGCCACTCGATGAAGCACCAGTCCAGCCGAACTTCTTCGTTCCGACCTTCATAACCATGATTCGTATTGTTGGCAGGCACGTgcagatgatggcgacgtACAACTCAGCCAGACTCCACGATCCGGCTTGTCTTCCGTCCCCTATTGATTTTTTCGATGCACGTTAGAACTCGTTTTGGTAATGGGGGAATTTTGGTTGCTAGAGGCACTTACACGTGAGGTTGATAGACTTGGAAAACGAAATCAGAGACTGTAGACGGATGATGCTGATGATCGTCACCCTAGGACCATGATAGTCAGCCATCTCGACTTCCCAAACAAACACAAACCGGGCTGAGTCGGAATGGACCTACAGGGCGCCGAGTGAGAACATGCATATAGCAGTAACTTTCTTGGCGAGACTGGCCTGCATTGCCCATAGGCTCTTGATAGGcaaggcgatgatgatgacgtcAAGTCCGATGTTGATGCCAGCGGAGATCCAGGCCTGCAGGTGTATGTTGTTGCACCTCCCCTCGACCGTATCGTCAAGCTGCTTCCAGAAGTAACTGATTGGTTGACACTGCAGCAGAGTTGCAGTTATGAAGGCGATCATGTAGGCGAACACAAGGCCGCAGACCATGTAGATCCTGACACGCATGTTCTTCTTGGGGAAGATTCGTAGCATGAAGAGGCACATTGCTACTTTCGCAAACCCTTGGGCGACGAAATAAACAATCTCGGCTATGTAATAGTGCTAAAGGTAAGAAAGAACAAACATGTTAGCCATCAAGCTCCTTGAGCGACGTAGCAGAAGCTCGAATAATTACTTACGAATAACGCCATTTCCAAGTTGTATTTATCAAGCGTCCAGATGTCTTTACCGACCCCATGGTAGTCCGCTGCAAATACTGTTAGCCGCACGCTGATGCATCCTGGGGAGCAGTATGGAAACATGCCTATGGGACTAATGGAGCTGACCGCCAAGGTAGCAGCCATGGCAACAATAATGGCGTAATCATCCAATGCCAACGTCCGGTCCTtcgagaagacgatgaagctTATGCGcacgatgaagatgatgagagTCACACCGCAGCCAACAATAGACACAAGAGCCTGCTCCAATCTCTTGTCACGGACAGGCTCGTGGCACATTGTTGCCGAGGCATTTCTCGCAGCTGATGCTTGGTTAGTTCTCGTACGACTGGAGAGGGAGCAAGAGAGCAAAAGCACATACATAATGCTTCAAGACTGGTGCATTGCATGGCCAAGCAGCCAGCTATCTGTTTCTGAAGGGCCGCATCATGACACACGCAGGTTGTGTTGAAGCCACATGTCGAGCCTGGTACAATCTTGACGAGACAGCCGACCTGTTGTATGAAACCAGTGGTACTTGTTAGCTATGTGTTGGCTTGACACACACATTCTGCCTATGATGGTTTACCCATGGAAAGAAGGACAAAATAAGAAAAATTCAAGCAACCAAAGGGGCGACTAAGAGGGACTGACACCACATTGGGGGAAATTCTGCAGAACCTTCGCTGCAACTGACGGATCCAGCTGGCCTGCCCCTTCGGTAGCCCTAGGTCCCAGTCTGTCGGTAGCACAGACCGTGGATACCAACAGGAGACTAGTGAggagtatccgtacaccCGCGAGGAATTTCATCATGGCCAAAATGCTCAGGGTACGTAGCCGTGATGGCTCAGGGTTTGGTCTCTGCTGGGTGGAATACCAACAGCTGGAGTTCTGGAAGTTCGGCAAGGAGAACAGGAAGCTAATGTTGAActaagaagaaaaaggcaaACACCTCGCAGTCGGGTATGAAAGGCAAGAGATAAATATGACAATAACTGGTAATGAGAGTTCCAACCGTTGAGAAGACCCCACACGTCTTGGAGCACGATCGGAGATTTAATTTCCTTTTGCCTACTCAAAAGCTGTTCTTCTTGGCATCCCTTGATGGAGTGTGGTGTTATTGCAAATGGGTTCTGAGAGTCAGTAGAGAAGACAATCCCGAAAGCATAATTTAGTTGGGTTTGTTGGCATTATTTCTCGCTGGAAGTGCAATGACCTTCACGATGATTGAGTCAGTTATGCTGGAGCCGTTTTGCCGGCGACGTGTGGGTTTCTCATTATGAATCGCAACTGGCCGAACCCGGAGTTCCAGTTTAACGTTGTTAAAAAACACTGTGATTTTCGGGACCTTGACCGCCTGCTCGACTCCGGCGGCAATGATTTTCTCTATGCGCGCAAGCCCCTGGCAAAGCACGCCTTTGAACGGTCTAGACGGATTGTCCTAATCTTACGTTGTTGCAACAAGCTAGGTAGGTCGAGTCACGATCCCTGCATGCCGGCATGCCGGCATTTACCCCCTGCTGCCGGCCCGTTTCCTGGTTTGTGCGCAGAACGCAGAACTCAATGTCTGGTTGAACGTCTTTGATGGCAGTTTTGGAGCAATTGCCGAGATCGCCGTCTGTGCATCGCTGCATCGACAGAGGATTCAATTGGTCAGAATGCCGTCCACATCTAGGAATACTCAAGACAATCAGTGGGCATCCGGAGCCTCACTTGAATCAGACGAGGCGATTGCACTTCGTAGATCAGTTGCGTTGCGATTGATGAAGATTCGCATTAGCACCCTGTAACTTGTGGCCCCTCCCTTAAATGGATGTAGTATGTAGATTGTCCCGGTGGGAGATGGTGCTCCCTGGATGGGCTGCTTGAATCGCCCTGCTTGAGGATGCAGTAAGACCTCCATGGAACATAGAGCAAGCGTTCAAAGATATTGGGGAGATTGTGGCTGTGTATACTACATGGAAGCAAAGGCATCGAGTCACTAGGGAAGCTTGGTAGTCGGAAAGGCTAATCTAATGGCTCTTTGGATTTGCTTTTCGGAAACTCGGTGTTTCATTCTTCTGCATGTTTGGGTATTACTGGATGGTTCCGTCGATCTGCAAGAATACTACGCAGGCAGtttaaccccccccccgactTGGCATGGTGGAGACGCCCTCCCCAGGATGGAAATTGACGATCTCTCAGTGGCTGAGAAAAATTACCGAGTACAGAAAGGGGTCCCCAGGTTACTTGATCGTCCTTAGTCTACCATTTTCGGACAGTTTAATGATCTCCTTGCATGCTGTCCCTCGTGTATCATCTAATAAACCTTTGGACGTTGAGCGAAACAAGAAAGGATCGTCCAGTTTTGGCCCCTTTTCCAGACTTGTGTGATGTTTGTCTGCCATCAAGAGCGGCGACGCAATCAATATACACTACAGCTGTCATCCGTTTTGGACAAGGAATTACCCTCcgcctctctcttcctttccgACAGCTCATCCTATTCCGGCAGCGAGGCAACTTGTCACGTTTTCCCAGTCACTCCTTTGTCCAATCTGCTGTTTTTTTGTAATTCGTTAATGAGTGGTCTCTATTCATCATGAGACTTACATATTCTTCGTACCTTCTTTGGGTGCCGGTGACCCTCGCAGCGAAGCAGTTAGGGTGAGCACAAGTTTTTCACCTTGGGGGATTCTCCAAGTTGGTCAGCAGCACCAAGTAAGGCTGACTTTGCTGTACAACAGGGGTGATTTTGACTTCAACTATCCTCGCAACCCAGATCAGACTCGCTATGAAGCTCTGGGACCCCAACTCACCGCTGCTCCGCCGCCCGACAAGGAGTACGAGTACATTGTCGTCGGGTCCGGCCCGGGTGGCTCTCCTGTCGCCGCCCGCTTGGCGATGGCCGGACACAGCGTGCTTCTGATTGATGCAGGCGGCGATCATGGAGAACTGCGAGAAGTCCAGGTTCCCGCCATGAGCATCTGGTCTTCGGAGCGAACTGAGCTCAGCTGGGGCTACTACACACACCATTACGAGGATGAGCAAATGACCAAGCGAGACAGGAAGCTCACATACCGCACCAAGGAGGGCGACCTCTACAGTGGCACCAACCCACCCGAGGGAGCCAAGGTCCTCGGCAACTACTACCCTCGTGTTGGTGGTCTTGGTGGTGAGTACCAGTCTACACTCCTGGACCTCTCTTTCGAGGGATGCGGGAGACATGCTAAGATACACGACCGTTCACAGGCTGTGCTGAGCACAATGCTATGCTCGCCATCTATCCGCACAAGCGCGACTGGAACTACATCAAAGAGCTGACTGGTGACGAGAGCTGGGATGCCGAAAACATGAGAAAATACTTCACCAAGATCGAGAAGAACCAGGCGCCTTTCCCCAGCGACTTGCTCGCTCATGGCTACAGCGGATGGTTGAAGACCGCATTGACGCCGTTAATCCTGATTGCCCAAGACCTCAAGCTTCTTTCGGTTATCTTGGGAGGCTCGGCCGCAGCTGGAATCAAGGTGGATGGCCTACTCACCAAGGTCAACAAGCTTGTGACGGGTCTGCCGGTTCTTGGTGGATTGCTCGATAAAGTAAGAGAATCGGAGCTTGATACCAAGCTGCCAGGACTGACATGAACTGCAGGTTCTCCCTCTCGACTATCTTACTGGCTTGGTTGACGGCCTGACCACTGTGAGTACCCCTTGTCTCAATCTCAGAGCAACATAATATTCTGTGCCGCCACTGACACGGTAGCAGCTCCTTTTGcacgacatcaacaacaactctCCCGACCGAGACAGCACCCCCATGCTGACGCAGATCCCTCTCTCCATGGGTGCGCCGGAATACAAGAGATCTTCGCCCCGTGATCTTGTGTACTCCGTCGCCACAGCCAAGAACCCTGACGGTTCGAAGAAGTACAAGCTCGACATCGCCCTCAACACGCTCGTGACCAAAGTCCAATTCAACACTTCTGGCGAAAAGCCTCAGGCCACGGGTGTGGAATACCTTTTTGGCGAGAGCCTCTATAGAGCGGACCCTCGAGCCAGCGATTCCCAGGACGGTGGTGTTGCTGGGTCGGTCTCAGCTACTCGCGAGGTAAGTCATCCAGGGAATGTTTTGCTAAGGCTTCGTTCACTTGTCCCGGAGCGACCGGGAACACGCATGAGGTTAACCAAAGCCGTCCATCACAGGTCATCATTTCTGCCGGTACTTTCAACACCCCTCAGATTCTCAAACTGTCTGGTGTCGGGCCGAAGGACGAGCTGGAAAAGTTCGACATTCCTGTCGTGAAGGATATTCCCGGAGTCGGCACCAACCTCCAAGGTGAGTTCACAGCTTTTCACATACACTACTGTACCTGCGATGTTACACCCTCAGATTCTAACGGAAGACGCATGATTTGTAGACCGATACGAACTTGGTGTCACAGCAAGGACCGAGGAAGGctttggcctcgtcgaggactgCACTTTTCTCGCTGAGGGAGACCCATGCTATGAGCGATGGGTGAACGGCGTGGGCCCGCTCAAGGGCGCCTACACAACCGGAGGCATCGCGCTGGGCATGTTCATGCTGACATCGCAGGCCGAGGGGGAGCACGACGTGTGGGTGGGCGGGATCCCGGCCAACTTCCAAGGCTACTATCCCGGATACTCGCAGAACGTGTTGACGGCAACGTCCAAGAACCACTGGACGTGGCTGGTCCTCAAGGCGCACACGCGCAACAACGCCGGGACCGTCAACCTCACAAGCACCAACCCCCGCGACACGCCAAAGATCACCTTCCACAACTTTTACGAGGGCGCGTcccaggccgacgccgacaaggacaTCCAGGCCATGATCGAGGGCATGCGATTCGGTATGAAGGCCATCGAAGACATCCCGCCCATCGCCGGCGAGTTCGAGCGCGTCTGGCCGCCCGCGGAGATCAGCTCGGACGAGGACTTGAAGCAGTGGATCCAGGAAGAGTCGTGGGGCCACCACGCGTCCTCGTCATGCCCCATCGGctccgacaacgaccccatGGCGGTCTTGGACAGCTCTTTCCGCGTCCGCGGTGTTGACGGCCTGCGCGTCGTGGACATGTCGGCTTTCCCGAAGATCATGGGCGTGTTCCCCGTTGTCTCGCTCTAcatggcggcggagaaggcggccgacGCCATCCTAGAGGATGCAGGCAAATAAACTAGGGGCTCTATATCATGTAAATGTTAAGATATTGCACACCAATCAAGTAGCTATTTCGTTAGCCCATCTAGCTCTCCACTTCAGGAACATCTCTTGTAGCCTGCAGTATCTTCTGGTTTTCTGCAAACTTCAAACTGCCGGCTGGTTTTTCTGTTTCTGTTtctgttttcttttctttttttttgaaaGATGAGAAGCAGGCTAGTCGCTGTTCTCCGCAGCGTCTTCCCCACTTGTCTGCGGACTTTGAACTGCAGCCTTTGTTTCTTGTCCTTTCAGAAAGAGAAGCAGGCAATTCGTACTCCGCAGTGTCTTCCCCGCTTCTCTGCGGACTTCAGACGGTTGATTTTGCACTAAGAGAACAATCCGCAAGAACCAGGTGGATCTTGACATCAGAGGCTTAGGTACCACATAGTACCGCCCATTGTTAGACCAGCAGAGGCCTATAAAGGTAAAATAAACCACACATTCTCATCATATTCCCAATCAACGTGAGATATCTCTGTCAACACATCGCACAAGAAGTTCGTTACACACCTTTGCGAGCCGCATTCAGCATCTCCAACACACTTTGCAAAATGAAAGTCGCCATTGTCGGTGCAACCGGGGAGACCGGGAGCTCCATCGTCAATGGCTTACTCGCATCCACAGACACCAAATTCGTATGCGATACCCCTAGCCTCCCtttcaaaaaaaaaaaaaccccaaCTGGTCTATTCATCTGTCACAGAGCCTGACACGTGGAAACAGGACATCACTGCTTTGGTCAGGCCAACTTCGCTCAAAAAGCCAGAGGTGTTGGACCTGGAAAAAAGGGGCGTCAAGATTGCGGCGGCCGACCTTTGTGGGCCCGAGGACGAAATTACAAACCAGCTCATCGGAATCGATGTGGTCATTTCAACCATCCTTGCGAGCGAGGTGAAGTACGAAATACCCCTTGCCAacgcggcgaagaaggccggcgtcAAGCGGTTCGTGCCGTGCTTCTTCGGACCGGTGATGCCCGCCAGAGGCATGTTGTGGTTCCGCGATCACGTATGCTTCCCTGAAAATCCTTTCCAGTCTCATTGGAAAATGAAACTTGttttgacgaggacgacctaACGCTTCTGACACAGAAAGAAGACACGCTGAACCATATTCAAACGATCTATTTACCATACACCGTCATTGACGTCGGTTGGTGGTACCAGATCAGCCTGCCACGCGTTCCGTCAGGTCGCCTTGACTCCGTCGCAGGCGTCACAGGCAACCGCATTGCAGGGGATGGAAGCACGGTCTGCGGTAGGACAGACTTGAGAGATGTCGGCAACTACGTCGCCCGCATTATTGCGGACGTTCGCACTCTGAACCAAAAAGTCTTTGCGTATACCGACTTGAGAACACACAACGAAGTTTACGACTTAGTTGAGAAGCTGAGTGGTGAAAAGATTGAGAAGGAATATGTAAGTCCTACCACTATGGCGCCGACACCCCTACCTTCTTATCCGAAGACAATAAGGAAAAAGTGTCCCTAGGAATTACATACCCCTTTGGCAACGTGTTGGTTGATTATCTGGCTTACCTCTTGTGTAGCTCTCTTCAGAACAGATCGAGGCTGAGATCGCCAACAAGGACAATATCGACAAACTATCTGTGTTGCAATTCCAGAAGTCGTGGGATCTGAGGGGGGACAACACCCCTGAGTACGCGCGCTACCTAGGCTACCAACTCGCAAAGGACCTGTATCCTGACTTTAAGGGTGTTTCGTTTGAAGAATACTGTAAAGAAGCGTTGGAAGGTCGGTTGAAGCCGCTATATGAGAGGCGGCGTAAggctactgctgctgcctaGTAGTTAGAGGCTGTCGAAGGTCAGTCATGCTTCATTCTCTATTTCCTACACGTAGAGTGTCACAAACCCTAAGTTAAGTGTAAGCAGCAGTTATCAGTTGTTAATGGCGTAGATCTATCTGTCTACAGAGTACTTAGTCTTATGTTTAGCAAAGTTTCCTTAAGGTTTAGCTATTGGGAGATTCGCTTAATTCCACCTGTCATTTGCTTATAATTTACCTTGTTGTTCTGCGTGTTTCATTCTTGCTTCCTTGAATATAGTTATTGCGCAAGCTTGCAGCTTACGATAGGTCTTTAGCCTAATGGTCAAACAGTGCTCTTTTTGGGCTCAATAcaacgatgatggcgagggAGGGAAGTTGCTGTTGGCCTTGGCCCACACGACACGCAGAACACACACAGTTGAGCCAGCTCTCTACCGAACCTAGGCCTATCTGACAAATTCTGATAGGTAAACTTGCAAAACAGGAAGTGGACAAGGTATTTCAGGCATTGGCAgagggcaagaagggggCTGGCGCGTAGTGGTCACGGCACGGCGCAAGAAAGAGGCGTGACGCCCACAGAGACGCGGTTAATGACCGTACTTGGGGCTTCGTGGCATGCCGGCCTGGTATCCGGACGCTCAAGATGAAACGACTCGTACCATATCCCAGTTGCCAGTTGCGATACCTGAGCCACGTCAGCTGTGTCGAGTTGAGTGATAAACTTCCAGTTTCGGAAATAGCCTCGTGGTTTCCTGGCAGGTAGATCTCTTGCAAGCCTGATTCCAAACTCGGCCTTGACCCAAATCCCGGCTCCGTTATTGGGGTCCAGTGTGGCGCAGAGAGCAGGGGAGCGCATCAGACTGTCGTTGGGTCGTTGGTTGCATCCCCTTGACTTGACAGTGTTGTTTCCATCTTCCCTGCAGCGCATCGGAGAACGTTCCGCTTCCATCAGTGGACCCAGACGCGGGGACGAC containing:
- a CDS encoding Putative glucose-methanol-choline oxidoreductase, FAD/NAD(P)-binding domain superfamily; the protein is MRLTYSSYLLWVPVTLAAKQLGGDFDFNYPRNPDQTRYEALGPQLTAAPPPDKEYEYIVVGSGPGGSPVAARLAMAGHSVLLIDAGGDHGELREVQVPAMSIWSSERTELSWGYYTHHYEDEQMTKRDRKLTYRTKEGDLYSGTNPPEGAKVLGNYYPRVGGLGGCAEHNAMLAIYPHKRDWNYIKELTGDESWDAENMRKYFTKIEKNQAPFPSDLLAHGYSGWLKTALTPLILIAQDLKLLSVILGGSAAAGIKVDGLLTKVNKLVTGLPVLGGLLDKVLPLDYLTGLVDGLTTLLLHDINNNSPDRDSTPMLTQIPLSMGAPEYKRSSPRDLVYSVATAKNPDGSKKYKLDIALNTLVTKVQFNTSGEKPQATGVEYLFGESLYRADPRASDSQDGGVAGSVSATREVIISAGTFNTPQILKLSGVGPKDELEKFDIPVVKDIPGVGTNLQDRYELGVTARTEEGFGLVEDCTFLAEGDPCYERWVNGVGPLKGAYTTGGIALGMFMLTSQAEGEHDVWVGGIPANFQGYYPGYSQNVLTATSKNHWTWLVLKAHTRNNAGTVNLTSTNPRDTPKITFHNFYEGASQADADKDIQAMIEGMRFGMKAIEDIPPIAGEFERVWPPAEISSDEDLKQWIQEESWGHHASSSCPIGSDNDPMAVLDSSFRVRGVDGLRVVDMSAFPKIMGVFPVVSLYMAAEKAADAILEDAGK
- a CDS encoding Putative extracellular membrane protein, CFEM, whose translation is MKFLAGVRILLTSLLLVSTVCATDRLGPRATEGAGQLDPSVAAKVLQNFPQCGVGCLVKIVPGSTCGFNTTCVCHDAALQKQIAGCLAMQCTSLEALSARNASATMCHEPVRDKRLEQALVSIVGCGVTLIIFIVRISFIVFSKDRTLALDDYAIIVAMAATLAVSSISPIGMFPYCSPGCISVRLTVFAADYHGVGKDIWTLDKYNLEMALFHYYIAEIVYFVAQGFAKVAMCLFMLRIFPKKNMRVRIYMVCGLVFAYMIAFITATLLQCQPISYFWKQLDDTVEGRCNNIHLQAWISAGINIGLDVIIIALPIKSLWAMQASLAKKVTAICMFSLGALVTIISIIRLQSLISFSKSINLTWDGRQAGSWSLAELYVAIICTCLPTIRIMVMKVGTKKFGWTGASSSGPSQGSAKTGFVNFRSQGSNNSTTTSRKDFKGSEFIMLNDVDSVHSKGPARERTDF
- a CDS encoding Putative peptidase S1B, peptidase S1, PA clan, peptidase S1, PA clan, chymotrypsin-like protein, with translation MSQAGIWTLSPAVQEESIESSYVEVSGEHGGVGTQESIIGVDRRHLALPGDFMDGGRYRSVVKIKTRFGDVDKGTSVWMMGTGWLIRPNLLVTAGHVVYDWSRGLGEAREIRCYIGYSGAASVGKPHVQTRSATKIVTTAEWLSTKADRTRAKDVAFIQVDRDFEGNLSVFKYSINTPVTGRGSNLGVVGYPGDKSLRNDDTGENEMGAEMYEAFQDTDYDIAKSQRNMIEYKISTYGGQSGAPIVRRGDMSVIGTHCYGGGGFESNSGNSIGGQFGNVYSKYIDLFIQPLDAPNGKAAIVALSHASNANGQAVPSNQVISNCQVTKSQIANGQVGNGLALINKNNYNYNNNSVSGPPVGDAEGFLDILRAVGKVGSVALPIAGSILGGPIGGGIATVAGSLLGMVSGAESALDNGASSPESFAPQQVSRGAAERAVLAEAALQTIVSLDRGDVAEGLIDDVVSTFKRTAPKLEDLVKVLRPILTQQALEIAVKGMNRTAGLTQTSLESDLSRARVSIHPGGDLTESALTGGGEGAALLESLLTPTVPVGGEEGWISSLGSLISTGVKLAAPIAGKLAKEYAPKIIGGLVSKISGGSQESVEGSDVMLNDDTTRFLLKRALLADASLTALQRLNKNELSQLRIRSEVRQEHALGDQEGAWGDFFKNVVQKVAPIALDGAKKAAAALAPKIVDAALSKLGGKESELSVPNGARTLKNKGSYYDVLNGRSPIQVSSFLTLRETGGQPQSTSPAASLTEPQRLSGRRSSLDSNPDLPVAYPTAPL
- a CDS encoding Putative NmrA-like domain, NAD(P)-binding domain superfamily, giving the protein MKVAIVGATGETGSSIVNGLLASTDTKFDITALVRPTSLKKPEVLDLEKRGVKIAAADLCGPEDEITNQLIGIDVVISTILASEVKYEIPLANAAKKAGVKRFVPCFFGPVMPARGMLWFRDHKEDTLNHIQTIYLPYTVIDVGWWYQISLPRVPSGRLDSVAGVTGNRIAGDGSTVCGRTDLRDVGNYVARIIADVRTLNQKVFAYTDLRTHNEVYDLVEKLSGEKIEKEYLSSEQIEAEIANKDNIDKLSVLQFQKSWDLRGDNTPEYARYLGYQLAKDLYPDFKGVSFEEYCKEALEGRLKPLYERRRKATAAA